In Pseudomonas fluorescens, a genomic segment contains:
- a CDS encoding protein glxC produces the protein MKTIDLSTATVRDLNQALHAQAIDNEWRVIHSNGKHNLAVGVNQAVSIDIEGHAGYYCAGMNQQASITVHGNVGVGCAENMMSGSVRVKGSASQAAGATAHGGLLVIEGDAGARCGISMKGIDIVVGGSIGHMSCFMGQAGRLVVCGDAGDALGDSLYETHIYVKGTVESLGSDCVEKEMRSEHLKELQELLDRAGFAHQAADFKRYGSARQLYNFKVDNASAY, from the coding sequence ATGAAAACCATCGATCTTTCCACCGCCACCGTGCGTGACCTCAACCAGGCGCTGCACGCCCAGGCCATCGACAACGAATGGCGCGTGATCCATTCCAACGGCAAGCACAACCTCGCGGTGGGCGTGAACCAAGCCGTGTCCATCGATATCGAGGGCCACGCCGGCTACTACTGCGCGGGCATGAACCAGCAGGCTTCGATCACCGTGCACGGCAATGTCGGCGTGGGCTGCGCCGAGAACATGATGTCCGGCTCGGTACGGGTCAAGGGCAGCGCCTCTCAGGCGGCCGGGGCCACGGCCCATGGCGGCTTGCTGGTGATCGAGGGCGATGCGGGCGCGCGTTGCGGGATTTCCATGAAGGGTATCGACATCGTCGTCGGCGGCAGCATCGGCCACATGAGTTGCTTCATGGGCCAGGCCGGGCGTCTGGTGGTGTGCGGCGATGCCGGCGATGCGCTGGGCGATTCGCTGTACGAAACCCACATCTACGTCAAAGGCACGGTGGAGTCCCTGGGCTCGGACTGCGTCGAAAAAGAGATGCGCAGCGAGCACCTCAAGGAGCTGCAAGAGCTGCTCGACCGTGCGGGTTTCGCCCACCAGGCGGCGGACTTCAAGCGCTACGGCTCGGCCCGTCAACTCTACAACTTCAAAGTCGATAACGCCTCCGCGTACTGA